The Flammeovirga pectinis genomic interval TTAGCGAGGCATTGTTTAGCATGGATGGTGATACTGCAAACCTAAAGGTATTATCACAACTAAAAGAAAAATATAATGCTCACCTTATTATTGATGAAGCACATAGTATTGGGACTTTTGGTAAAAATGGTTTAGGTATTTGTGAAGAGAGTGGTGTTCTAAACCAAATTGATATAATAGTTGCTCCTTGTGGGAAAGCACTTGGTGGTGTAGGTGCAATAGTTGTTTTGTCTCAAGAATGGAAAGACTTCTTGATTAATACTTCGAGATCATTTATTTATACCACTTCTTTACCTCCAATTAATGTAGAATGGTTAGCATATAATTGGTCGTATATACTAAATCAAAAAGTACTTAGAAATAGGTTAACACAACTCGTTACCTATTTCAAAAAAGAATGTCTTAAAAGAAATCTTCCTGTTTTATCTGATACGTACATACAGCCTATTATTGTTGGAGATAATGAAACGGCAATTTCGTTGGCCAATTATTTAGAAAGTGAAGGTATTTATTGTGCACCAATTCGTAATCCTACTGTTCCAAAAAACACAGCAAGATTACGATTATCTATCACTGTAAACCATACAGAAACATTAATAGATAAAGTACTTGATCTAATTTCAGACTATCTACTTACTAAAAAAACTGAACATGAAAACACATTGGTTAAAGAAGGAAGGTAATGACACTGTTGTTATCTTTTTTGCAGGATGGGGACAAACACCCTCATTTTTTTCCACTTTTGAAGCAAAAGAAAAAGATGTTTTAATGGTTTACCACTACTCAAACATTGCATTTGATAATGTGATAAATGAGATAGAAAATTATAAAAATAAAGTTATTGTAGCGTGGTCATTTGGTGTGCATGTTGCTGGATTATTTTCAGAGTTTATTCCTGTAAATCAGTTAATCTGCCTAAATGGGTCATTTACACCAATAGATGATAAAGAAGGTATTCCAAATGCTATTTATCAAGGTACTTATGACCAACTCACAGAAAATAGTTGGAAGAAGTTTGTGTTCAGAATTTGTGGAAATAAGGAATTATCAGATCAATTTCTACAGGTATCAGATAGAACCATCGAAGACCTCAAGGAAGAACTTTATTTTTTAGGACAATTACCAAAAGTAAACACTATTCCTTCTGTTGATATTGCTATAATAGGAAGCAAAGACAGAATTTTTCCTTCTAAAAATTTAGAAAATCATTGGACTAATCGGGTTGAACATTTAATAGTTGATGCCGTTCCACATTTTGGTTTTTCAAAATATACAAACTGGGATTCTTTAATTAATTGTAAAGCTGAAGCAACATGGTAGTTGATAAAAAGAAAGTAGCCTTACGTTTTGGACAAAATGCAGGTACATATAATCAAGAAGCTTTTATACAGAAAGAGATTACTGAAGAGTTATATCAGAAAATAATTTCTATTGATAAAAACTTTGACAGTTGCTTTGAAATAGGTTGTGGCTCAGGTTTTCTTACTAAGAAATTAAAAAATCATATTCTAGATTCTTATGCTGTGAATGATTTAGATTCATCTTGTACGCATCAACTTTTAAAAGAAAATAACTTGACTTTTATAGGAGGTGATGCAGAAAAAATTGATTTCCCACAGAATAATGCAATAATAGTTTCCACCTCTGCTTTACAATGGATGCAGAATATTTCTGTGCTATTTCAAAAAATCAATCAGAGTTTAAATAACAATGGAGTACTTGCTTTCTCTACTTTTGGTTTAGAAAATTTCCGACAAATTAAAGGAATTTTAAACCAAGGACTTACCTATTATTCTATTAATTTTTGGAAGAAGCATTTAGAAAATGAAGGTTTTGAAATATTGTCTGCTTGGGAATGGAAAAAAGACTGTCTTTTTAAAGATGGAACTGCTGTTTTAAAACATATAAAGAAGACGGGAGTGAGTGGTTCTAATTCTTCATCAAAGACTTGGAATAAAAAGACATTACAGGCATTTAATAAGGAGTATGCACAGTATTTTAGTAATGACATCAATGAGGTTTCATTAACCTATCATCCTTTATTTTTCATCGCTAAAAAGAAATAACATGAACATATTTATAAGTGCAATAGGAACAGATAGTGGAAAAAGTGTTGTTTCTGCAATTTTTACAGAGGCTTTAAATGCTGATTATTGGAAACCAATACAAGCTGGATTTCCGACAGATACAGAAACGGTGCATCAGTTACTTCCTACACCCAAGGAGAAATTAAAAGAAGCGTATTTACTAAAATATCCAATGTCGCCACATGCGTCTGCTAGAAAAGAAGGTATTCACGTGAAGCTCGATGCTATTCAATTACCTCAACATACTAAAGAAAATTTGGTTATTGAAGGAGCTGGAGGACTAATGGTTCCTTTAAATGATGAAGATTGTGTAATTGATATTGCAGAAAAACTAGACTTACCTCTTGTATTGGTAAGCAATACGTATTTAGGGAGCATCAACCATTCTTTATTGTCTATTAGAGAGATAAAGAGACGTGGTTTGAATTTACTCGGTATTGTTTTTAATGGAGAGAGAAATGAGGATACAGAAAGAATTATACTAAAACATGCTCAAGTTCCATGTTTATTTAAAGTACCTCAATTAGAAGAAGTTTCTCCTGCAGTAATAACAAATTTAGCCAATCAATTAAATCAAACACTTAGTCAACATTTAAATGTATCAATCCATGAATAACCTAACATTAGCAGAACGCGACAAACAATATATTTGGCATCCTTTCACTCCTCAAACTTTAGCACCTCCACCCCTGCCTGTAAAAAGTGCTAAAGGGTCTAAAATCATTTTAGAAGATGGCACAGAAATTATTGATGCTATTTCTTCTTGGTGGGTAAACATTCATGGACATGGTAACGAAGAACTAGCAGAAACTATAAAACAACAAGTTCTTAATCTAGATCATATTATTTTTGCAGGTTTTACACATGAGCCTGCTGTTCAATTGGCAGAAAAATTGATGCCACTCTTACCTGGGGAATTCTCTAAAGTATTCTTTTCTGATAATGGAAGTACATCCACTGAAATAGCTATAAAAATGGTTATTCAGTATTTCTATAATATTGGAGAAACAAAAAGGAAAAAAGTAATTGCCATAAAAGGCTCTTATCATGGAGATACATTTGGTGCTTTATCGATGGCTGATAGAAACCCCTTCTCTGCTCCTTTTGATGATTATCTTTT includes:
- a CDS encoding aminotransferase class I/II-fold pyridoxal phosphate-dependent enzyme, with translation MNISQQLDSFKENEQWRSLKNIDRQHHGKIKKDGILLDSFISNDYLGIASDQDRYFSFLTTLQNSNQFNGFGAASSRLLEGNASVFERFEQKVATSFQKEACLFMNSGYHANIGVLSSIPQKGDLILSDKLNHASIVDGLKLSNAHFERYKHLDYTHLERLLQKHKDHFNSIFIVSEALFSMDGDTANLKVLSQLKEKYNAHLIIDEAHSIGTFGKNGLGICEESGVLNQIDIIVAPCGKALGGVGAIVVLSQEWKDFLINTSRSFIYTTSLPPINVEWLAYNWSYILNQKVLRNRLTQLVTYFKKECLKRNLPVLSDTYIQPIIVGDNETAISLANYLESEGIYCAPIRNPTVPKNTARLRLSITVNHTETLIDKVLDLISDYLLTKKTEHENTLVKEGR
- a CDS encoding pimeloyl-ACP methyl esterase BioG family protein, which encodes MKTHWLKKEGNDTVVIFFAGWGQTPSFFSTFEAKEKDVLMVYHYSNIAFDNVINEIENYKNKVIVAWSFGVHVAGLFSEFIPVNQLICLNGSFTPIDDKEGIPNAIYQGTYDQLTENSWKKFVFRICGNKELSDQFLQVSDRTIEDLKEELYFLGQLPKVNTIPSVDIAIIGSKDRIFPSKNLENHWTNRVEHLIVDAVPHFGFSKYTNWDSLINCKAEATW
- the bioC gene encoding malonyl-ACP O-methyltransferase BioC; the encoded protein is MVVDKKKVALRFGQNAGTYNQEAFIQKEITEELYQKIISIDKNFDSCFEIGCGSGFLTKKLKNHILDSYAVNDLDSSCTHQLLKENNLTFIGGDAEKIDFPQNNAIIVSTSALQWMQNISVLFQKINQSLNNNGVLAFSTFGLENFRQIKGILNQGLTYYSINFWKKHLENEGFEILSAWEWKKDCLFKDGTAVLKHIKKTGVSGSNSSSKTWNKKTLQAFNKEYAQYFSNDINEVSLTYHPLFFIAKKK
- the bioD gene encoding dethiobiotin synthase; the protein is MNIFISAIGTDSGKSVVSAIFTEALNADYWKPIQAGFPTDTETVHQLLPTPKEKLKEAYLLKYPMSPHASARKEGIHVKLDAIQLPQHTKENLVIEGAGGLMVPLNDEDCVIDIAEKLDLPLVLVSNTYLGSINHSLLSIREIKRRGLNLLGIVFNGERNEDTERIILKHAQVPCLFKVPQLEEVSPAVITNLANQLNQTLSQHLNVSIHE